Proteins encoded together in one Sceloporus undulatus isolate JIND9_A2432 ecotype Alabama chromosome 4, SceUnd_v1.1, whole genome shotgun sequence window:
- the TPMT gene encoding thiopurine S-methyltransferase isoform X3, whose protein sequence is MENSPAPSGDDKCDEAKIQKDRVVTEEEWLQKWQTKNIGFHNEERHPLLRKYLDLLLSGRSGLKIFFPLCGKTIEMKWLADLGHHVTGVEISESALKEFFTDQNLSFTEETIPEIPGAKLFKSTSGNISLYCCSIYDLTSTVTGKFDGVWDRGSLVAVNPSERKRYAQLILSLMNKRCCCLLITCAYDPNKHKGPPFYVPDSEVKSLYAFSASKGSRIQKMITIHWLTVQKGKKKTNPASSF, encoded by the exons ATGGAAAATTCCCCAGCTCCATCTGGAGATGACAAATGTGATGAAGCCAAGATACAAAAAGACCGAGTGGTAACTGAAGAAGAATGGCTCCAAAAATGGCAGACAAAAAATATTGGGTTTCATAACGAAGAACGACATCC TCTTCTCAGGAAGTATCTGGATCTCCTTCTGAGCGGCAGGAGtggactgaaaatattttttccactttGTGGTAAAACCATTGAAATGAAATG GTTAGCTGACCTTGGTCACCATGTCACTGGTGTGGAAATCAGTGAAAGTGCACTGAAGGAGTTTTTTACTGACCAAAACCTTTCCTTTACAGAAGAAACAATTCCAGAGATCCCTGGAGCTAAATTATTTAAG AGCACCTCTGGAAATATTTCTTTATACTGTTGCAGTATATATGATTTGACCAG CACAGTTACTGGCAAGTTTGATGGGGTTTGGGACAGGGGATCTCTAGTAGCTGTTAATCCTTCTGAAAGAAAACG ATATGCCCAGTTGATCTTATCTCTGATGAACAAAAGGTGTTGTTGCCTTCTAATTACTTGTGCATATGATCCAAACAAACATAAAG GTCCACCCTTCTATGTTCCTGACTCTGAAGTGAAAAGTTTATATG cattctcagcctcaaagggttCCAGAATCCAGAAAATGATTACTATCCATTGGCTTACAGtccaaaaggggaagaagaaaacaaatccagccagcagtttttaa
- the TPMT gene encoding thiopurine S-methyltransferase isoform X1, protein MENSPAPSGDDKCDEAKIQKDRVVTEEEWLQKWQTKNIGFHNEERHPLLRKYLDLLLSGRSGLKIFFPLCGKTIEMKWLADLGHHVTGVEISESALKEFFTDQNLSFTEETIPEIPGAKLFKSTSGNISLYCCSIYDLTSTVTGKFDGVWDRGSLVAVNPSERKRYAQLILSLMNKRCCCLLITCAYDPNKHKGPPFYVPDSEVKSLYGKYCDIKCLEKIDSLSNRPKKWGLDYFWEHSQPQRVPESRK, encoded by the exons ATGGAAAATTCCCCAGCTCCATCTGGAGATGACAAATGTGATGAAGCCAAGATACAAAAAGACCGAGTGGTAACTGAAGAAGAATGGCTCCAAAAATGGCAGACAAAAAATATTGGGTTTCATAACGAAGAACGACATCC TCTTCTCAGGAAGTATCTGGATCTCCTTCTGAGCGGCAGGAGtggactgaaaatattttttccactttGTGGTAAAACCATTGAAATGAAATG GTTAGCTGACCTTGGTCACCATGTCACTGGTGTGGAAATCAGTGAAAGTGCACTGAAGGAGTTTTTTACTGACCAAAACCTTTCCTTTACAGAAGAAACAATTCCAGAGATCCCTGGAGCTAAATTATTTAAG AGCACCTCTGGAAATATTTCTTTATACTGTTGCAGTATATATGATTTGACCAG CACAGTTACTGGCAAGTTTGATGGGGTTTGGGACAGGGGATCTCTAGTAGCTGTTAATCCTTCTGAAAGAAAACG ATATGCCCAGTTGATCTTATCTCTGATGAACAAAAGGTGTTGTTGCCTTCTAATTACTTGTGCATATGATCCAAACAAACATAAAG GTCCACCCTTCTATGTTCCTGACTCTGAAGTGAAAAGTTTATATG gcAAATACTGTGACATTAAGTGTCTTGAAAAAATTGACAGTTTATCGAATCGACCAAAGAAATGGGGTTTAGATTATTTTTGGGAG cattctcagcctcaaagggttCCAGAATCCAGAAAATGA
- the TPMT gene encoding thiopurine S-methyltransferase isoform X2, which produces MENSPAPSGDDKCDEAKIQKDRVVTEEEWLQKWQTKNIGFHNEERHPLLRKYLDLLLSGRSGLKIFFPLCGKTIEMKWLADLGHHVTGVEISESALKEFFTDQNLSFTEETIPEIPGAKLFKSTSGNISLYCCSIYDLTSTVTGKFDGVWDRGSLVAVNPSERKRYAQLILSLMNKRCCCLLITCAYDPNKHKGPPFYVPDSEVKSLYGKYCDIKCLEKIDSLSNRPKKWGLDYFWEVLYMLTLK; this is translated from the exons ATGGAAAATTCCCCAGCTCCATCTGGAGATGACAAATGTGATGAAGCCAAGATACAAAAAGACCGAGTGGTAACTGAAGAAGAATGGCTCCAAAAATGGCAGACAAAAAATATTGGGTTTCATAACGAAGAACGACATCC TCTTCTCAGGAAGTATCTGGATCTCCTTCTGAGCGGCAGGAGtggactgaaaatattttttccactttGTGGTAAAACCATTGAAATGAAATG GTTAGCTGACCTTGGTCACCATGTCACTGGTGTGGAAATCAGTGAAAGTGCACTGAAGGAGTTTTTTACTGACCAAAACCTTTCCTTTACAGAAGAAACAATTCCAGAGATCCCTGGAGCTAAATTATTTAAG AGCACCTCTGGAAATATTTCTTTATACTGTTGCAGTATATATGATTTGACCAG CACAGTTACTGGCAAGTTTGATGGGGTTTGGGACAGGGGATCTCTAGTAGCTGTTAATCCTTCTGAAAGAAAACG ATATGCCCAGTTGATCTTATCTCTGATGAACAAAAGGTGTTGTTGCCTTCTAATTACTTGTGCATATGATCCAAACAAACATAAAG GTCCACCCTTCTATGTTCCTGACTCTGAAGTGAAAAGTTTATATG gcAAATACTGTGACATTAAGTGTCTTGAAAAAATTGACAGTTTATCGAATCGACCAAAGAAATGGGGTTTAGATTATTTTTGGGAGGTACTGTATATGCTCACATTAAAATAG